The Bombus pascuorum chromosome 11, iyBomPasc1.1, whole genome shotgun sequence genome includes the window ACTATGAAGATAAAACTATAAGAAAACATGAATTTGTTAAGTGATTAAATTGAGTACCTATTTCCGAAATCCCATTTTTACAAAACATGAAAGAATATgtacaaagaaattttatacactTACCATCATTAAGATGTAATTGCGATACCTCTGGTGGAGGTATTAGATCTGGTTGAATTATGATAGCTTTACGGACTTGTCCAACATTAGACAAAAGCTACAACagataacaataaataagttaattacaacaataattaaaacttgattcatattttatactacTCACTGCGCGGTTACTTTCTCTCCAACGGGAAATTGCATTACTATCGTTAATATTAATCGCAACTAACTTTGCATCTTGGACCATCGGAGCAACACCTAAATagaagtattttttattaagtttaaatagtatttaaatatatttaaaagaatttaattaaataattcatgtgATATTATTGTGTATCATTTACTATTTTGGAGAATATCTGTAGCTTGATTAACTCTTTGAATGAACGCAGGATCCTCGCTATTATCACTTTCTTGTTTTGCCACAAGTATTACTCTGTTAGCCAATCTAGCAATGGCAGCTGTATTGTCAACCATTTTTTGTGGATGACTTTTTGCTATAGCTTCCTCACATAGGAACGAATGTTTTTGCATTTGTTCTTCAGAAGTTCTAATGAAATCTCCACTATCAGTTGCTTCATCACATAATGCACGTGCTCTCTGCATTGTTTCTGCATATTGCTGtcgcaaattttcaaaatgttcatCCGCAGCTTTGCTGTCCGGATAAGTCATTCGAATTCGTCCAGCATTAATTAATTGTGGTGTTAAAGATTCAACTTGCGAAGCACTTGCAGTTAACGCTTCCGCTAATTTTTTGTTACCTCCACTACctaagatttaaataaattctattatatgAGTAAAACAATGATAGGACTACAGTAATAATATATCCACATACCACCAGCAGCCACCATTCTGGCTGTTTTTGCTGCCCTATTGGAAAATGTTTGAAGAGCATGCGTtttatcattgaaattttgatCGCGGCCTAAAGTTCCTTCCGGAGCTAATACAGCGTCCGTGAATTGTTTTAAAGGCGTCGTTATATCGATGAAATCTTCGACTACTCTCGACACAACGGCTTGTTGTATTCTATTTTTCAGTTCATACAGCTTATGCGACAATTGACGAGCGATTTCTTGGGCACGAGGTGTGTTTCCTTGACCATGAGCGCATAAATCTCCAAGTTGATGAGAGAGATTGTCAACTTCATCGCAAAGTTGTAGAATTTCTGCTTTATGTATTCCTGGTAGACCTTCGGCAACCTAGTGTTTAGAATATAAATCAACTAATAAACATGAAAAAGGTTAGAAGTTTGTcgcatatataaatatcgtgaTACCaacagaataattaaattaagtttttattattagcaTTTAGAAGGAATACTCAAATTGCACACGTAACTTACACTTGCTACGTGCTGCTGATTCTTCCCATTTGCggcatttaaattattaaaattaaatgataaactTCTAGATTCAGATAGTTATAACGTGCCCATACATTCGATagcaaagagaaagaaaaaaaagtaaaatgtaatattttatttatgtaccTTTTTTCCTTCATGTATAATTAAAGCTATAGCTCTCTGACCAAGTCCTTTATCATCATGTTGTGGATTAAGAAGCCATTTATTCGCTTGTTCTAGACGACCTGCAACTGTGTGAGCAGTTTGCGTAGTACCAGATTTATCAGCAGCTTCTATAGCAGAGGCAATAGCATTGCGAAGttcgtttgttttttcttttataccaCGCGCTAAAGCTTCCGCTTGCGGTGTAGTTCCTTTGAGAATAAGAATATCATAACAAATCAGTACaaaaaattcacaaaatacattttatactcAGATATAAGTATGTTTATATAAACCTTTTTCATTCTGTCTTAATTCACAAAGTGCATTGGTCATAGTAACAATTTGTGaagttaatttttgtaatgGTTCTGCCTGTGAAGACGGGAGATATCTTTCTGCCAATCGTTGTGCTTGTTCAACTATTTGACGAAGACTCTTTTCTCCTACTCCACCGCGCAAAGCAAGTCCATCATCTAACCAATCATAAGCAGCTCTTATCCTAGATTCTATAGCACTTTGTGCTTTCTTTAATACcttaaaaagagaaacaaagatatcaaaatatattcaaattttatataccacaTTGAAGTGTTTAATAGTTGATACACACTGTTAACTGGTCAGCATCCCATTCTTCTTCATCATATGTAGTAAGTTGCAATACcctaataatttcatttaattcatcTGACATTCTGCCAGCTAAATAGTTACGATTTTCAGCTGCTTCTTCTGCTCCTTTACTTCCTTGAGAAATaatgtgaataaatattttcatagagCAGATGAGAATTGGTGCAAGTGTTTTTACctattacatattttcatttataatacttGTTACTAACATCAATACagtttatatcatatattaacATCTATTATCTCTGTACTTACTTGCTCTAAGCAGCGTACCAGAATTTCTCTATGTACTTGATGAGTTAGTTCTTTTTCACGAGCACTCACTTCTTTCGATACTTTGCTGAGACAAGGacttaaatttttaagaaaatgaaCCAAATCTTCCATTGTTTCAATAACTTCTGTTACTGCCAAATAATCTAGTACTCTTTTGCATTCCCTAATAATTTTACGTACTTCACTTTCATCAAAGCACAGAAGTAAGGAACTAGTTCCTTGAAGGATCCCACGTGAACCTTCTATTAGCTTTTTCCTAATAAACAGATTACATTTTCATCTCAATatatcttgtaaatatttttaacttcatAAGATTATGTAACAGCAGctttataacataaattttgTCTTAGTTTCAATACCTAGCTGGTCCAGAATATGGGTCTTGTTTTAACATAGCTGATGCCTCTTCCAAGAGACGTGAAGCTCCTTCAACTCGTTGTAAAGCAGCAGGCATATCTTGTTTAAGTAAAGCATCATCAGAAgaattaattgtttcttttcctaCCTATgtatcaataaaaaatttaaagaaaaatgataaaattattttactaaagTAAATTTAGTTTCAAAGACTAACTTACCTTAACAAGATTTGCCACTGCCATACTAACTGCTTGCACAGGCCTTCCCAAATCAGGTATTGCATTTCCATCTTCAGCTTCTTCATGTAAGATGACAAGTCTTGAAACCTGCAATATACAAACATCAATAACACAAAATTTTTTGGAAAtagttttgaaaaatttatctaaGTTAATAatgtaacttttataatctttttatgtttactttatatatttagaagATAAACAAACATTTGTCATATAAACAcgtattaaaaagaatatttaatctaTATCTGAactacatataaataaaacttagttctaaatgaaatttctaaataattataaatatttgttatatattaaaatacattatataattttaacagaaaaaaaattaaatattaaaaattgacaatatacaataattctaaagaaaaatatatttattctaaataattttttggtaCATTAGTataatcgaaaatataatCTATATCCTATAATCTATATCTATAagtatatctatatctataatCGATTAGTATCATCTATAGATATAACTATATACATGTTTATCTTACATTAACATTGGAGTTATCTAAATTAGCATATTCAGAAAGACAATCAATTTAGAGGACATTAGTAATTTCATATGTATAATGTGTAGGATGGTTTAATGATTGGTAGACTGAAACATTTCCTTTTTTAGAAATACAGAATGATCTTAGTTTAGATAACATGATTTTTCATAATGTCTGTACTAGGATTGAATTTCATATAGCCAACCTTTTAGACCTAAAGATGAATTTAGTATCCCTATCCTATATTTGTAGAATGATGTCATAGTTCTATATAAAGAAAGACAAGTCACTTGGCAGGTTTACCATGATAATAACATcattcataataattaatggcataaaattaaaattataaatttcataacatgtattaaatgttatgtttttaacaaataattctAGTTTGACAGatcttaaattatataaatatattttacaaatagatcagataaaatatatgtaaaaaaattgcaacctattttatattatgacaagtgaattatttctaaagatgaaattaattaatgaattccTTTTATCGAAAATCTGTCTCCTTTTAGTTTCATCCTTCTCTCTCCATTCCAAGTAAGAAATATCCATGACATTTTTGGAAACATAACAAAGTTAGTGAtgattctataaatataacaattaaaacattgaaatataaatatatttacctGCTGTGCGACAGGCTCGAGGATACTTTCTATGGTTTTTGTATGAAATACCGGCATCTTAGCTGCCTTTGTTAcgaaaaaacgtaaaaatgcTGATTATTAGAACGTatgaaaacgaaacaaatttgcttgaaaatttaatgaaataattacatgCGAAAACATTAACAATGCGTTGCAAGAACCAAACAGAACTATTTCAAGGAATAACACGAAATAACTTATCCGACGTACTACTAGGATGAGAAAATACGTAAGTAATTATGCAGTGATGGATCACGAATCACGATTCATGATCAAGAATTACGATTCTGTATTCGAGAAAATTGTATCGATACAAACATAGAAATCTAGGGAATATTGCGTATTCTTGCCTTGCCTTGATCTTGACATCACGAATTATGTTTGCAAATAGTGAAtcagtttgaatatttttggcgtgaattttaaatgatatgaAATTCTGATGAAATCTGAGCAGtgtaacatttaataataataaggatttttctttttataccaACATCTACataaaaatgttacgtataaGCTATATtggtataaattaaaacactagaattttataacgtttaaaattCGCGCCAAATATTTTGAACTTGTTTCGTAACTATGTTCGTGATGTTTCAAGGTAGATACGCAATGTGTATGCAAACGTGTTTTGAGATTAGTATTTCACAATGCTCGTGGATTGCATCCTATGAATGcatgttacaaatataaataaagaatttttatattgttgaCAACTATACAAGTATACAAAATGTGTAAGATCCATGAATTACAAatcataaagtaaaattttaagatttgtaaatttatttctaaacgTTATGTtacatttgcaaattttaattttatgtcaATTTAATTAGCAGAggttaatgaaataaatgatataattaataatatcaatcCATCACAAAAAATACCGCAAAAGGCATCAAAACTTGGCTTATATCTTATTGGAATAACAGGtagtataatagaaaatatgttatgaaatgtaattatattaatttccataaatgtgattcatttatattatcttttagGAGGCATTGCAACAGCTATTAGTGTGATATGTATTCCATTTGTGAGTCCTGCCTTTCGCAAAATATGTTTGCCTTATGTACCAGCTACGTCTCAGCAAATAAGAAATGTATTGCAAGCTTTAGAAGGACGTACTGGTTCTTTGATTGATCTTGGAAGTGGTGATGGGCGTATAGTAACTATTGTCTTCATATAGtgtaaatattgaattgttagtaaatacaaatacagtactataattttataaataggtCTTTGCAACAGCAAAAGCAGGATTTAAAGCTCATGGAATTGAATTAAATCCTTGGTTAGTATGGTACTCTAGATTAAAAGCTTTAGTCACAAGTTCATCTTTGCagacaaaatttataaaacagaatttatGGAATCATAACTTAAAAAAGTATGATAATATTGTGTTATTTGGTGTTGATCAAatggtaaattttatatattaatttttatattgcttCTCTTGCACAATGTATTTAATGtagtatatattttcagatgaaagatgttgaaataaagtttattaaaGAGCTACAAGAAGATTCTGTTATAATTGCTTGTAGGTTTCCACTTCCTACtataagtgaaataaaaacaattggTGAAGGTGTTGATACGGTTTGGATATACAAGATTTCAAAAAgtttaaaatagtataattaaatatgaattttaaaatatttataaacattgtaaatattgcgtaattataaataaattacactgTATAAATCATGATACATATCATAAGTAGATAATGACAGACTAATGAATAAAtaagctttttattttataaaatttatatgttaatatCTATATgcatttctataaattaattagatattttacatttatacacAAGCATAATTGTAttcatatacattttcaactttgtaattattcatttgtttaaCTGTATTGTAATACTAggaacttttaaaatttaagtttcaaaatttttaatattctgtaatgaaaaattgagctaacaaatttaaaaatccaaaTATTGGAATACTTGTATGTAAAAGTGTAGAAAATATTGTCaatcttttttgttgtttcaaAATTGCCAAGTATAATAAACTTGGTAAagtaaaaacataaataaaaccACTTAAGGCACCTGTATATCGTATTATTGTACCAATATATGGTACAAACACTGCAAATAAAATGCATATAGATACCAAAATAACGTTAACTAGAATAACACAGCCTGTATTAAATGTCTTACACATTGATGTAAGTAATTGAACACGTAACATGTATGCAAGTAATGGATAAACggttaataattgaaaaagaagaacaattCGAGCACCTACTGTTAAGCCATtccatttttgaaaattattcaacaaattctgtaaaaaagattcaattttacttgttattttctttcctaaGAATGTTATACTTTGATGCttaatttagtattttacTTACATCTTCAATGCATGATTTGCTCAATGGAaaacatacataaaatacTACACCTACTATAATATAAGTTAGAGTAACCAATAGATAGGCTACTGAAAGATCTCTTCCCtgtaattaaaagataaaacttttcaGTAGTTTGATTATATTTATGCGAAAAAGGAAGTaagattatttacatttttactttGATCATGATTGTTCTGCATCACAGTAATTATAATGTTGTGAATGAAAAATGACAATGCTAACATTCCAGAAAGTgcaggaaatgaaaattttaacgtCCAACTTGTATTCCACTCTATTTCATTCATATTAATACCCCATGAGTACGATTTAATCAAAACAAAGGTAATCAAATATATGATTGACATCGTTCCTATGacacatataaaaaaatcataattttataaatcaaatgtgacttaaaaaaatattaaatctacAAATCATTTGCATACATACcaagagaattaaattttgtaaaaaaggtgggactattaaaatttaaaaacggaaatattaataaaccaaGAAAAATAGGAACTGTTTTATAGAGATCCCAAATTGATTCCAAagtattatatgtaaaattatgaattattaaatttgtgcTATTATAGATTACTCTTTTTGGGCATAGTactagaattaaaataaataatttacattaatcttTCAATATGTAtcatgaataaaatatacttaccTTCTGAtgtgtatgaaatattatcatttGTATAGTACTGGGATACTCCGActaaattatctataaaaaaaatattattcaatttttttaatgaacttTACATGAAAAGCAAAGATTTATGCACATTTAccatatatgaaatttacagAATTATATAGGAAATTAGACATAAGAACCCAGTAAGCTATAGTTGCGCCTATTAAAACTGTAATGCTAAAAACTTTGGCAACATATTCTGTCCACTTGTTAAGATATATCCGACATAATTGAATTACTTCTATACCTTTTTGTCCACCtgaaacattaaattattataagcATATTGTTGTATTAGTTTCcctaaacaaaaagaattaaatattttgtaccataatatttatgtacaagTAGAAGACAATAAGCAGTATATAGACATAAACCACTCATCACAAGTATTAGAATAATACCGGGAAAGAAACCAGCCATTTGAATACCCCATGGTATCGTTAATAAGGAGGAGCCTAATATTGTGTTCCATATTGAAAATCTATaaagatatgaaattatataattgcaaataaatattattctttaaagATTCCTATTAATCATTAACTTAATCtgtcatataaaatatataaaaagaaaaaaaccaatatttaaaagttaaaaaatggaaaatcgcagttacaaaaaaaattaagaagaatATATGTAGGTTAATGAtctaaaattttgttacgaTTAGTGTTGGTTGtgcttataaataaattgcataactttttattctttatttagtTTATAGTTTAGTAAATATTGTTTAGGTTTATACTAGAACTACCAATggctaaaaaaatatatgtatattcccaggaaattttacagaagattataagaaaattccttctgtaaacttatacaatttttgtaaaaaattatggattggtcattttgagaattttgataattttagtATTAATGTTCATCAATATTCAATCATAGCATCTCATGTGGTTCCCTTGTTATTCTTCTTAGGTACCAGCTACGGGCATTGACCTTTCGGGTGGCCGTCTGTTGCCCAGGCAACCGACGGAGCACTAACCCCTTCTAATGTGAATATACTGTGTAGTCGTCGTCGTCACAACCACCCGATGGTGGTCGAAACGTGAGCGACTGTTAACCATGTTCGTTTGATACTCTTTCGTTTTCATATCTTAAAACCATGCATCCGCTTTGATCTTTTACATtcttcttccctcttttttgtttatttaaaatggaaGAAAGGCAACATATCaacatgtataatttaaaGTTTCTTTGTTCTATTATGCTACTGCGTTAGGTGCGTGCTTTTAAGATGTGAGAACGAACGATGGTGTACgattttaaacattaattgaaacattatataaatagtaGTGCAAATTAATATCATGAAAGCAAGTTTTAACATCCTTTGAGATCTTATTTTGACGAAACTTAGCGAAAGGAATTTCGATTTACATAGGTAAGTTTTCTTAATatgatatatgtaataatagtttacaacAATGAAATATCTAACTTgtcaagaattatttttagaacggatgatgtttaaatatattatcctaattaaacattcttttgtttgctttcaaattttgagttcataattttaatttgcagAACTATATTGAAGATTTAGTGAATGAAGAGAAAAGATCACAaacaatatgtaataaaaaagcataaaaatgttattgtaAATACAAGTTACTTTTTATATGCATGTATCAAACGAGAGGTGAAAGATgatgaaaatgatatattGTTTATAAGAAACAAGTTAGTCTTCTATGTTCAAAATGCATACAGGCATTTCTGATGcaagatttcatttttctctcatCATCAACCTACTAAAAATACGACTACAAAGAgataacaaaaaatttatgaatgcGATTAGATTTCTGAACACTGTACTAAGAGAATTGACCCAGAACCCTTTCTTGATGATAACATGATAgctgataataatttataattaatactatattatgCTATTGATGCTAAATTTATTAATGCAAGAACaacattaacaaaaattttcttttgccGGTTGATAATCATGTGAAGCATGAGattttagaaacatttttgcataatagtacatcgaaaaaatattattggatATTAAGAACTAGGTATTATATTGTTACTTACATTGTAACTAGAGAGCTTTGTTTTGATTTAATATCCTTGCATGTAGCTTCCTCAGCTTCctattgcaataaaattaagataacaattcatttataatttgtttaacaTAGCTGTTCATATTTATGttactatatatttaacaaaatacaaataaaaaatgttacaataaatTCTCACAACTATTTCAGTgtcagtaaaaattttaagtgAGGATATGTTTGTACTAAGTAGAATTTTATGATTGCAATAGAATTTAACTAAAgataatgaatattatttctttctatattattctatattatttcttttatttcaaagtatccaaccttgatataaatattatatattgaaacatgcaattttatattgtttgtgGTGTTCTCACCAGATCAGTATTATGGATTTCATAACATCTGTCTTGTCTTACGTTTAAGGAGGAGGAagtgtttaatattaaaggTGTAACTAAAGTATGATTTTCAGCAAGGGGTGGTGGTCTCTTTGGTACTACAGTAATGTTAGAATGGTGACTACAACTTTCTAAACTACCATACCTATGAAAAATTGactataataaacaattattatcaataataatattaaaaatgatacttagcagaaaaagtaatattatttcatttataatgaAAAGAAGTATTGTTAAAGGATAGTAAGAAAAAATTGGTACTTGAAATAGCTATTTGTAGGAGTGCAGTCTAAATCACTGGTTTCAGaatcttgaaatatattgGGTTCTATACTAGTATGAGATCCTGAAGAGAATAAAGGTGCACTTTCAGATCCACTATCATGCTGTATAATACAAGATTTCCAATCATTTTTACATCTATacatgttatatttaatttatgcaTATACATGCATGCCATATAAGTGGaactatcaaaataaaatatatgtgttATTAACCATTTACcctataattttttattctttctttaattatttttcttattatttatattttttattatctttaattGACAATTTAAATACCATAAAAATTACTTACTTGCAACGTTTATCAGTGTGTTCAAATGTTAAATTTCACACtaaaactttttgaaattcaaattttgcgTATATTCgttgtttataatattattataatatttctgaaaattcgTATAGGCATATTAAAAGCGTTGATTAGAAATCGAAAGAtgtgttaatatttaattaaaaaatttcacttatttttGAGATACTATGTGATTACACTATCAATGATACAACCTAtgatacaatttataatacagCTTTCACGAGCGAAACTTAGGGAGAACTGTTGTTTTAAACAACTATACGTCTGTTTTGTAAAATCGCGAGCTTATATCAGGCATTCTTGACATAATAAGCTCCCTCctccttatttttcttcgctaATGCTGATCTTCATAATAAGTAAATCATCATCTACGCGTGCGTGTACTTTTTACTCGACTTTTCTTTCTAcattttcgtatattttgaaaaaaatttccgaataacaaaatacaacgaatttaaatatcgtaatgcatttggaaaaattgttcattttttctgtaatataAAAAGCAGACTTCATTTTTGAATTACGCAAACGTtaggtgtgtgtgtgtgtgtgcgcgcgcgcgtgtgcgtgtgtgtatccgctctatataattttaatatgtaaaaaattaagtttttAAATGTTGTCTAACAACCtattatatcgataatatactaaataattaTCTGATAAacataattgttaatttatagtaTTCTTTGCAAGTCTATACATCAATAATTTTACGGAAATCCTAAAGCAAAGAATCGCAAGATTCTAGATTAAGATAAAAGTCGTCCAGTTTTAAATATCAcgcatttaattaattattattaacatgtTGATTACCGTGGTCATCAGTAACCCACGTTACTCAATCTTTTAGAATG containing:
- the LOC132911772 gene encoding ATP synthase subunit C lysine N-methyltransferase, coding for MSEVNEINDIINNINPSQKIPQKASKLGLYLIGITGGIATAISVICIPFVSPAFRKICLPYVPATSQQIRNVLQALEGRTGSLIDLGSGDGRIVFATAKAGFKAHGIELNPWLVWYSRLKALVTSSSLQTKFIKQNLWNHNLKKYDNIVLFGVDQMMKDVEIKFIKELQEDSVIIACRFPLPTISEIKTIGEGVDTVWIYKISKSLK
- the LOC132911761 gene encoding sodium-coupled neutral amino acid transporter 9 homolog produces the protein MYRCKNDWKSCIIQHDSGSESAPLFSSGSHTSIEPNIFQDSETSDLDCTPTNSYFKYGSLESCSHHSNITVVPKRPPPLAENHTLVTPLILNTSSSLNVRQDRCYEIHNTDLEAEEATCKDIKSKQSSLVTIFSIWNTILGSSLLTIPWGIQMAGFFPGIILILVMSGLCLYTAYCLLLVHKYYGGQKGIEVIQLCRIYLNKWTEYVAKVFSITVLIGATIAYWVLMSNFLYNSVNFIYDNLVGVSQYYTNDNISYTSEVLCPKRVIYNSTNLIIHNFTYNTLESIWDLYKTVPIFLGLLIFPFLNFNSPTFFTKFNSLGTMSIIYLITFVLIKSYSWGINMNEIEWNTSWTLKFSFPALSGMLALSFFIHNIIITVMQNNHDQSKNGRDLSVAYLLVTLTYIIVGVVFYVCFPLSKSCIEDNLLNNFQKWNGLTVGARIVLLFQLLTVYPLLAYMLRVQLLTSMCKTFNTGCVILVNVILVSICILFAVFVPYIGTIIRYTGALSGFIYVFTLPSLLYLAILKQQKRLTIFSTLLHTSIPIFGFLNLLAQFFITEY